Within Chrysiogenia bacterium, the genomic segment CGTAAAGAGTGGCTGGTCGAATTCGACGGGCGTGCCGTTCTCCACCAGGATCGCTTCGACCTTGCCGGCCCGGTCCGCCTTGACCTGGTTCATCATCTTCATGGACTCAATGATGCAGAGGACATCCCCCGTCTTGACCCGGCTGCCGACCTCGGCAAAAGGCGGTGATCCCGGGGACGGCGCCCGATAGAAGGTTCCCACCATCGGCGCGTGGACAATGTGGCCGCCCGGCCTTGCGGCAGGGCTTGCAGCCGGGGTACCGGCTTGCGGCGGCGCGGCGGGTGTCGCAACCTGCGCGACAGGCGCGGAAGTGGCGCTCGGTCCCGCAGACCGGCGGGAGATACGCACCGCGTCCTCCCCTTCCTTGATCTCGATCTCCGCGATGTCGGACTCTTCCATGAGTTCGATGAGCTTCTTGACCTTTCGAATATCCATTGTCATGCCTCGATCCTGCTGATGGCGGCCTGGAGCGCGAGTCGATAGCCCATGGCGCCCAGTCCGAAGATGCACCCGACGGCAATGTCCGAAAGGTAGGAGTGGCGGCGAAATGCCTCGCGCGCATGCACGTTGGACAGGTGAATCTCGATGAAGGGAATACCCACGCCGAGAAACGCGTCCCGCAGTGCAACGCTCGTGTGGGTAAACGCACCGGGATTGATGAGGATGAACGCCACCCCGTCTTTCTTTGCAGCGTGCACCGCCTCGATGAGTTCGTGTTCGGCGTTGGACTGACGCGCCGTCACCTCGCAGTTGGCCGTCTGGCCCAGTGCCACCAGGGATGCATTGATGTCGTCCAGCGTGTCGTAGCCGTAGATTTCCGGCTCCCGACTGCCGAGCAGGTTGAGGTTCGGCCCATGCAGGACCAGGATCTTGTGCATGATCACACCATTTTCGGGATTTAGCGCCACATTCTAAGCATTTTCGCCGAAGTTAGGAATCGCAATTGTGTACAGGAAGCTGCCATTCCCGCCAAGCGACAGCCAGTTTTGGAAGATCGCAGCATGTTCGCTGCAATTTACCCTTCTAAGGGGATTTTTAGCGTCCGTTTCTGGGGCGGATAGCAGAGCCCGGCATCTGCGCAGCCCTGGTAGCGCACGCGAACCCTAACCTCTTGCGGCTGCCCGCGCAGCGGCAAATCGACCAGAAGTTCGCCGTAATACACCTCCACATCGCCAAAATACTCATCGTGCTTCTTCAGGCCCGGGGGAATCTCCGCGGCGCCCGCCTCTACGCCTTCTCCTTCGAACGAGAGGCTGTGACGGTAAAGGTAGTAGCCGGGCAAGGCAAACCATCGCAGTTCGACCATGCCGTCTTTGCGCGTCGCGGTCAGCTCGAAAGCCTCATCCACCGGCAGGAAATCCGGCGCACTGTTGCTGCCGAGCGGGCCGCCGGCTGCATGGGCGATGCCGGAGAGCAACAAAAGCGTGCAGGTAAGATAAAATCGTTTCATGTCACTTCCCGTCAATCCCTGGCCTTAGAGTACCCGGTTCGCGTTTTGTTACCCATTGCATCTGCCAGTCGTCCGTTGTTGCTGGCCGCCTGCCTGATCTGGCTCGCGGGTTGCGGTGCGCTGTCCACGCGTGAACCCCAGCGTGCCGAACCGCGTGCGGCACCTGTCGAACCCGTAAAAAGCGAAGCGGACCAACGCCTCACCGAAGAGGTGAACTGGCTGCTCGACGAGGCCGCGACAGCGTTTCGCGAAGACCGGCTCACGACACCGCTCAACGATAACGCCTATTACAAGTACCTTCGAGTCCTCTCCCTCGACCCGGGCAACCAGGAGGCGGAACAGGGGATTACGGAGATTGTCGAGAAGTACCTGGAGTGGGCCATGGACCGTGTCGGAGACCGGGATTACCGCGCGGCGACCGATTTCCTGAACAAGGCGAGGTCTATCGACCCCGAACACCCC encodes:
- a CDS encoding acetyl-CoA carboxylase biotin carboxyl carrier protein — encoded protein: MDIRKVKKLIELMEESDIAEIEIKEGEDAVRISRRSAGPSATSAPVAQVATPAAPPQAGTPAASPAARPGGHIVHAPMVGTFYRAPSPGSPPFAEVGSRVKTGDVLCIIESMKMMNQVKADRAGKVEAILVENGTPVEFDQPLFT
- the aroQ gene encoding type II 3-dehydroquinate dehydratase, producing the protein MHKILVLHGPNLNLLGSREPEIYGYDTLDDINASLVALGQTANCEVTARQSNAEHELIEAVHAAKKDGVAFILINPGAFTHTSVALRDAFLGVGIPFIEIHLSNVHAREAFRRHSYLSDIAVGCIFGLGAMGYRLALQAAISRIEA